A portion of the Bactrocera neohumeralis isolate Rockhampton chromosome 2, APGP_CSIRO_Bneo_wtdbg2-racon-allhic-juicebox.fasta_v2, whole genome shotgun sequence genome contains these proteins:
- the LOC126767703 gene encoding phenylalanine--tRNA ligase beta subunit, which produces MPTIGVKRDLLFEQLGQKYTDDEFQQLCFAFGLELDEVTTEKQMLTKEQGDVAAVADASEEIIYRIDIPANRYDLLCIEGLVTSLLVFQGKIKPPKFIKVEPAKRQVLKILPETAQIRPFAVAAVLRNITFNKNAYDSFIELQDKLHQNLCRKRSLVAIGTHDLDTVQGPFTYEARTPENIEFIPLNQTKKMNGHELMDFYTNHAQLKQYLPIIRDSPVYPIIYDANGVVLSLPPIINSNHSKITLQTRNVFIECTATDLTKAKIVLDTLVCMFSVHCDEKFTVEPCDVQQPDGTVVTYPQLEVRKTVISAEKANAYIGIQEEPAKIADMLTRMYLESTVEQGGCNITVQVPPTRHDVMHACDIYEDVAIAYGYNNIKKSLPAFMHIAKQFPLNKLTEQLREQVAQAGFTEAITFTLCSRDDIARKLNKSIDSIAAVHIANPKTLEFQVVRTTLLPGLLKTLVANRKMPLPLKLFEITDVVVADDDTEVGARNERRLCAVNCNKTAGFEVVHGLLDRVMQLLDVPWKSGNQKHGYYLQATDDPAYFPGRCASILLNGVTIGRIGVLHPTVLQAFELTTPCSAVEFNIEPFV; this is translated from the exons ATGCCGACCATAGGTGTGAAACGAGATCTGCTCTTCGAGCAACTTGGCCAGAAATATA CTGACGATGAGTTCCAGCAGTTGTGCTTTGCTTTCGGTCTCGAGCTGGATGAAGTG ACAACGGAAAAACAAATGCTAACCAAGGAACAAGGTGATGTAGCTGCAGTTGCCGATGCCTCTGAAGAGATTATTTACAGAATAGACATTCCAGCAAATCGTTATGACTTGCTGTGTATTGAAGGCTTAGTCACCTCTTTGCTCGTGTTCCAGGGCAA AATAAAGCCGCCCAAATTTATTAAGGTGGAACCAGCAAAACGGCAAGTTCTTAAAATTCTACCCGAAACTGCGCAAATTCGTCCATTTGCTGTGGCGGCCGTTTTAAGGAACATAACCTTCAACAAAAATGCGTATGACAGTTTCATTGAACTTCAAGATAAATTGCACCAGAATCTTTGTCGCAAACGTTCTCTAGTCGCAATCGGTACTCATGACTTAGATACCGTACAAGGCCCATTTACTTATGAAGCTCGTACGCCGGAGAATATAGAATTTATACCATTGAACCAAACCAAGAAAATGAATGGACATGAACTGATGGATTTTTACACCAATCATGCACAATTGAAACAATACCTACCAATTATACGCGATTCTCCGGTGTATCCTATTATTTATGATGCTAACGGTGTAGTATTATCATTGCCACCAATCATCAATAGCAATCATTCAAAGATCACGTTACAAACGCGCAACGTTTTCATCGAATGCACCGCAACTGATCTGACCAAAGCAAAAATTGTGCTGGACACCTTAGTATGCATGTTTTCAGTGCATTGTGATGAGAAGTTCACCGTCGAACCATGTGACGTTCAACAACCCGATGGTACTGTAGTTACTTATCCTCAATTGGAAGTGCGTAAAACCGTGATATCGGCGGAAAAGGCAAACGCTTACATTGGTATACAAGAGGAGCCAGCGAAAATTGCTGACATGCTTACACGCATGTACCTCGAGTCAACAGTTGAGCAAGGAGGCTGCAACATCACCGTGCAAGTGCCACCCACAAGACACGATGTCATGCACGCTTGTGATATTTACGAGGATGTGGCCATTGCTTATGGCtataataacattaaaaaatcattGCCGGCCTTCATGCATATCGCCAAACAATTTCCACTTAACAAATTGACCGAGCAATTGCGTGAGCAAGTGGCACAGGCAGGTTTCACTGAAGCCATTACTTTTACGCTCTGCTCACGTGATGACATCGCACGTAAATTAAACAAATCCATTGATAGCATAGCGGCCGTGCATATTGCCAACCCGAAAACTTTGGAATTCCAAGTTGTGCGCACCACCTTACTGCCAGGCTTACTGAAAACGCTCGTGGCTAATCGTAAAATGCCGCTGCCATTAAAACTCTTCGAGATCACCGATGTGGTGGTGGCTGATGATGATACTGAAGTTGGTGCGCGCAATGAGCGTCGCCTCTGTGCCGTCAACTGTAACAAAACAGCCGGATTTGAGGTGGTGCATGGATTGCTGGATCGCGTTATGCAACTGTTGGATGTGCCATGGAAGTCGGGCAATCAAAAACATGGCTACTATCTGCAAGCAACTGATG atCCCGCCTATTTCCCCGGACGTTGCGCCAGCATTTTGCTAAACGGTGTAACCATTGGTCGCATTGGCGTGCTGCATCCCACGGTGCTGCAGGCTTTTGAATTGACCACACCCTGCTCGGCAGTGGAGTTCAATATTGAACCGTTCGTATGA